The Procambarus clarkii isolate CNS0578487 chromosome 37, FALCON_Pclarkii_2.0, whole genome shotgun sequence nucleotide sequence AGCCATTGGAtcaaccccagcacacacacacctaggtgcGTTTACTGCTCATAAAACACGTAACGCAAACAATGTGACACAACCTAGGTTAGAGCAATACTGGGACCATCTGCACTTGCCTGATCGCATATCTCGCCAAACACGCGGCATCTATGCAAGTAGACAATAAATGGCATGAACAAATGcacgagggccgtgacgaggattcgaacctacgtccgagagcatcctctgggatgctctcggactacGACGACTCCTCGAatcattcgaatcctcgtcacgacccttgtagatttgttcatttgatttaccacgctattgtgatttctgtgtgtaataaatgGCATGTACAATGATATATGAACATGATGTATCTATGAGAAAATAATGAAGCCATACGATGGGATCGACCTCGAGTCCTTGGATCCTATTTCACGGCCTCATTATTTCCTCAATAAACGCCACCATGAAGTACCTTGTTGCGTGATGGCTGCCCACACGAGCAGTGGACACTCTCTCTTCCACTCCCGATACGTGGTGATGCTCCTCCGGAGGCCCCTGCCAGCTGCCCTGGCCAGCATAAGACAGTAGCAGTGGGAGACGGCTGCGTATACCGTAGCCAGGACCATCAGCGTCAGCACCAGGCCGACCCACAGACCCGTGGAGAAGGGGCGAGTGTAGGCCGTCCAAGAGGCAGCGGAGCCCCCGTGTGGCTGGGCGAAGATCCGGTAACTGGGCAGCCAAGGAAAGTTAAacaagatgttgaccagaccacacactagaaagtgaagggacgacgacgtttcggtccgtcctgaacccttctcaagtcgattgtgaagaccattcacaatcgacttgagaatggtccaggacggaccgaaacgtcgttgtctcttcactttctattgtgtggtttggtcagtatatttcagccacgttattgtgactcctcgcctgcttaagcaagatgttaaatgataccggaacatcacacacacacacacacacacacacacacacacacacacacacacacacacacacacacacacacacacacacacacacacacacacacacacatacacatacacatacacatacacacacacacacacacacacacacacacacacgcgcgcgcgcctgGCATTAGGATCGAACAGGCATTAGGAGTACGCTAAATGATATAGGTGCTTTCAATACAAAATTAAGAAGGAACGTATAGATAATATTTTCGATACTTATAACTTCGTTAGTTTTTTGTATTTAACTGATAACCAAATAACTACTCTGTTCATGGAAAGCCCAGGAATCGAGTAGTAACCTGAGCTAAGGTTCAGGAAACTAGGAAACATTCTAAAAGCAGCATTGAGCTACTAATGAGCTCTGCATTTATGAGAGAAATAAATTCCTAAAAGCATGATTGAGTTAGTAATAGGATTTCAAAGCAAGGAAAAAAACATCGTGGACTGTTTTTAGCAGAACTGAGCAAGTAATAAGATTCTATTACCTGGAAGCTACGTCCCTGACGAAGGTAATGAGCTAATACCTGAACTTGAGGAGGACGGATGAGAAGTCGATGACCAGAGCCCTGCTGTAGGTCTGGGAGAGATGGGCCACCACGACGTGCGCTCTTCCGCTCAACACGTCTCCGATCATCCCTGTCCACGACCCGTTTCTGTACGACCCATACTCTCCGTCGGCAGGTGTGATCACCGTGTACCTGGAGGAGGCACAGCGCGCCCAGGCAAACACAGCAAGTAAACACAAGCGTGTTTTTACAATATGgttatgttgtgtgtgtttgctggGCGTGTCCTGCTTACGTGTGAGACGCAAGTGGAGGAAATACGCTCGAGTGACGTCGAATCAACGTTGAGTTAACATTTTCGACGTTGGTTcaaacgttgattcaacgtcaCTTGAAGCAGAGAAGATTACAGCCCACCAAACACACTCCCCATACGAGGCTGGTCCTGTTTATGCTCACCCAATCAATTTATATTTACCCAGATCTATGAGTTGGTATTATTACTGTAAAATACGgattctttatttgtatttgactAAGATTACAACTATGCACAGTGTTATgtgcgcgcgtacacacacacacacatacacacacacacacacacttacaaaattttcaggagaattcacagggtggacaaagacaaactattaccACAGATGGAACACGAAGaatgggacatgggtggaaaattagtacccaaatgagccacaaagacattaaaaagaatttcttcagtgtcagagtagctaacaaatggaatgcattaaccagtgatgtggtggaggcagactccatacataaaATCAAatttagatttgatagagcccaataggttcaggaacctgcacactagttgagagccaaagctcaaccctcgcaagcactagTGACAGGAGGTCAGAGAGCATAAACTAGCACACAACAGCGAAGACGAGTCGGTCCCCACTCACGTGAAGTTCAGTTCGGCCTTGAGGAGCTCCCAGACGTCGCCGAAGTACCCTCCGATGACTTGCCTGCCGAGGACGGGgtcgtagtggaggtggtgggctCTCTCATCCTGCCAGATACATACAGGAATTAAGGAAACAGCAGAAGATCTATTGGCAACTTCATttgcagagctcaaagtacctcatacctgcCGATCTGAAGGGTCTAATGACATCCAGTAATTATAAGTAATTTAATATTGATAATGTAGTGTGAGAAATCATAACCCAGTTCTTGCTCGTAAAGTTTCACCTGGAGTACTCAGGACTGGGGGACTCGtctcctgtagccacctgccaaacTAAACTATAATTAGGTTTCAGAATAAGAATCTGGAAGAGAacccccgccaaatcgtttaacaaccaggtacccattttactgttgggtgctACACTTAAGGAtagacgcccagtaaatcctccccagccaggatacgaacctatgacaaagcgctcgcgaaacgccagatgAGTGTCGTAACCCTTACACCACGGGGGACTTATTGTTTAAAGAAGACTTACGCTGATGGAGGTGGCGACGAAGTGGACACCAGTGAGGTCCCGCCGTCGCTCATACTTGGGTCTGTTGGATATGGTAAGCCTCCCGACTCTGGTTTCTGTGTCGGGGCTCTCAGTCCGGTCCGTTGGGTCGCCTCTGGCCTCGGGgttggcctcctcctccttctcctcctgctgctggAACAAGCTGGCTCGCCAGCTGGCTAGATGGCCTTGGTGTAAGTCCATCCCGCGTCCTGGAGACCATATCTCGTGCAGGTGGAACTtgtcctctcttgaactcctcactTCCAGCACCTACATTTAGGATTAAGATGTATTGATTATTGACAATTACGAATTGACTGAATATCACGCTACAGAACTTTGAACTGTAGTTTTATGCTATTTATGACACTTCTTACAATACATTGTTTGGAATCATTCGTGTAAGAAGGAAACAAACTGCtttatttactattattttttgttatatataaatgatgtATTTATATGGATAAATGATGTCTCGAAACTTTATTTATTTTGGTTAAGTTTATGTCTTGATTGTTCTATATCTTTaacatatattaaataattcataTTTATGATATGCCCAGTAAGACTATTGCCCAGTCTTATTGGACAACAAGTAGATGTTCCGGACTTGTTTTTCCGATACAAGTGATGTTCCGGACTTGTTTTTCCGATACAAGTGATGTTCCGGACTTGTTTTTCCGATACAAGTGATGTTCCGGACTTGTTTTTCCGATACAAGTGATGTTCTACTTGTTGGCCAGTAGATGTCCGGGACTTAATCGCAGCAAATATCATGAATATGACAATTTTGACCAGGATTTGCCAGTTTTAAATTTCGTGAGCAATAGAGGCATTCACTCACCATGGAATCTATGGGAAGGTAGAGTTGAGGAGAGGCAGTCACCAGCGAATGTGTCAGGCCAGCCAGCAGCCACAGTTGCTTCTTCAGACCGCCCACTGCTGCCGCCTGGAACCCAAGTTCACGCTAGAAACATTTCTCCTGCATTCTTTACAAGAGTCAATTACACAGTGTAGTGGAGACATCCAGTGAATGATATACAAGTATTAGACTGACTTGATCACCCTGGAAATAGAAAATAAATGTGTTTACATGTGGTGAGTTTTGAGGGTTTCTTAATCTTGAAACCAAGTCCCGGACTTTTCCTGGCGATTGCTTGTTTGGAGAGGTAATTTGTGTTTGGGAAGAGGTAGTTGTGCCGGCTCACACCACACCTACTACCCCCCCAGCTGACAAAGGACAATGCACTACAAGATTACCGTTAACACTTCATGCTACATGGAATATATCCTTAAAATATCTGATAATTTTTATCAACTTTTTCTCTACCTCCGAAGATGCTGAAGAGAGCCTCAACGAAGCGTGTGATTTAGTGACatgcatcaatatatatatatatatattatatatatatatatatatatataagaatgatTTAACCTTTGTCatattcaaacacacacacacacacacacacacacaatacatacTGTATATGAAATCCCATATTATTGTGAGGGTCTGTAATATCGCAATATTATATTACTTGCTGGTCTGTAATATCGTAATATTCCATATACTGACATTCATGAGATATTGTGTGATATCATTTATTATTCAGAGTGAAGGGTAAGAAAAATCACATCTGCTCCATACCACAACTGTTTCTCAGAATATATGTAattttttatgtactgtgttacATAAAATTTACTGTAACATATAGATACAAGAAGGAGTACACAACAGTGCCATGGATTGTCTGCTTCTCCTCCTCACCCTACCTCCCCCCCcttcttctcctccccccccccccactctctccttcttcccataaCCCACattttctctcttctcttcccacctcccctctcacccctccttACTACCTCCTCCTACCCCGTCTTGCCTCCAGCCTCGAGCAGACAGACATATACACAATATATAATGTTTCAAGTTGTTGATTAAATATCAATAACTTTATTCCTAAAAATGTAAGTTGATTAGGATTGTTATCCACTCGTTTAGTCCAGCcattttttaaattatttgaataagTTGTTATCGATTAAGATAACACGAAGACATAGTTATTATCATTCTAATAATGACAATGTTTACGTGTTATGCTGTTATTGTGacttatgtaagtaatgtactgtacTTTTATATGTAAAGTTCCCAATTATATATGAAACTACCATTTATGAATAAACTATATTTTTATTGATATGACGTCATTTTAAATATGCTCAAATATAAAGTTACCTGTTTTCTTTGAGAACGAGCTGGGGGCTTGAGGAAGCTTTTGAAGACGTGATAGGATAGTCTTTTTTATGCTACTGTGGCCAAAGTATGAATAGCATAAAATTCATGTTAATTTCCGGAAATAAGtgaataattgtatatattataagAAAAACACTGTTCTGGAACTTTTGCTTTCAAAATATTTAACTAGTGTGTAGCTGGCAGGCAGTGCGAAAATTCATTGTGGGGGATTAGAATGTGACTGGCACACTGTTCGCTCTTGAGTCTGGTGATCCTAacaagcctatgtccgtcccgtaccgCAGACGATTCTCCCTACAAAGTTGGGCGAGActggccccaagcgtctggcttcCAACCTTGGACAGAGAAACATTCTCTGAAACAGATTGTCAACAATCCCAGCCCACAATGACATTTGAGAGTTGATGAAAATAAATTTTCAACGTGTGTTATGTGGTGACAGAACTTCACAAGGGGGAATATCACCACTCTGGCAATGGTCACCTAGAATCCAGTAAATAATATGAAATGACACATAATGATTCAATGGCAAAAATAGTTTTATTTTTGTACACATAAAGGATCTATAAATATGTAACCGAAAGACTAGGCTACACGCCATGGTTAAATTCTGGGAATTCTATATTTTGCATGATTCAGGCTTCAAGAGAGGTCACCACAGGCAAGTATATCACACATGAATATACACTATACTTTGTCACTAGGTCTCAAACCAAGAAAAGCATGCAGACGAGGAGTtaaaataacgtggctgaaatatgttgaccaaaccccacactagaaagtgaagggacgacgacgtttcggtccgtcctggaccattctcaagtcgattgtgaagaggaaaGGAGGCGAAGACAATAAAtaagcaagagagaggtgagaagaagaaaatcttagaggaagaaaaatCATATTTTTTCACTGCCTTAACCTCCGTATACAAccaattttgtataaacacaagAGCACGGTTTACAAACACTAAGAGGCAATGGGCCTATTTTCAATTATTATCTCTTAATGAGAGTGGGGCAGGTAAGCCTGTCTTTCCGGGGAACAGGTGTGTGCTGCCGCTTGATATAATTTTGTTACATTATTTTGTCAGGTAACTTGGATCAGTGATGCGTATAATGGCGTGACAGATCTACAAGATACAGTCAATTCTACTTAGGGTAGAATTAAGCTTTTGATGCGCCAGAACTACTGACTGCTTGTATGTATTGAAGAAAGACTTAGCCACCACTACTGGGTCAAGATATTTATTTTGTATTCTAGTCacgtgaatgaggttactctgtcacatcttcctgagtggtatagacaatagtgtgacggtgtcacaccttcccttccccgtCTCCCCCTGTCTTCATACACTACtcttccctatctctctctccacacacataCCTCACCAGATAAGagacggggaccaaagagccagagctcacctgcaagcacaactaggtaagcataACTAGGCAAGTACACCTATCCATCTCCTTTCCACACCCACTCCCTACCTCCCTAGACCCAAGCACCTAGCCTCTAACCTCCAACAAGCAGACATACATTTTATAGATATAATACAGATATGCAAATCATCGAAATACCAACACAGCTAATTAACACAACAAAAACTGACCAAATACTCACGCACGCAAAATAAAGTAGTATGAAGCATACACACTAATCACACAAATGACAATCATACAGCACCCATACGCTGTCTTAATGTTATAGTGTAAATACAGAGATATCCATACTGAACGGAAACATGCAGCTAATTAGGAGATGTGTTTCAACAACCTAGGAATCCATTGGTTGATGTAGATCCCCGTCCCCTTAGTATATGGGAAATGTAATGGGAAAAAAACTCACTTTGGACAGGATGTATTCGGTTGAGTTAAGTTCACAGAGAACCAAAGTGAGACCTTGCTTGCGTGGGGCGAGACTGGAGGCCCGGGTAGCGGCGAAGGAGCAGGGACTGATGTCCCACATGATCCCAGAGCTCTGGGACAGCCATGGGACTATTATCCCTGCAAAGGTGAAATTGCAATTTTAATAACTATAATGAGAAAACATTTGGAGCAGGGCATTGGGATTGAACTCTCGTCTTTAGTCACCCATAATTTACACGTAATAATTTGGATTGGTTATCAGTTCGATGCCTGCAAACTCCTTTCAAGTTCTGGTGGATTTGAAGTTCTATTGCTTTTAAGCACATCGTGGTCCAGTGGGTAATGAGATGGTCTCAGGTGACCCAAGACGCGATGTTTGGTTCCAAACCTCCTTGCTCCCAAGATATTATCATAGATATTTCACGCTTCTGTCATTGTATTGCGTAATAATTGTAAAAGTAATTGTTGCATTAAAACAATGACCAAACAAAAAGATGACACTGTTGTCTTGGCGTAACTTTTGCTGCATATAAGTTCATTGTTATGTTAGATTATATTGATCTTATCCTTTGTCTTATTCAAAAATATATGTCTACGAGAAAGACTTGTTAGTAAATGTATTAATATAGAGGGGTGGAAGAGAAAGAGGCAGGAATGGGCAGAAAAGAGGAGGTTGGGGAAGAGGGTGAAGAGTGAATAAGGGAAAAGGGGTGAAGGGGAAAGATAATGTATACTCTAAAATAATTCATTATGAGACAAAGGCGCCAGCCATGTTGTGACCCCAGACTACTAATCCCCATGGGATGCGACCTTGTGCTTGGGTCAAGTCAAACTACCACTTCACTCTTAACTTTTATACAAAGGCGTATCCCACTACCTCCCATACAATTATTCATTTTAAAACAGCTTCAGTTGTTACTCCACAACAGCAACATGTTCACTGTATTAGTAATTACGTTGTTATTGAAGCCAGTTAACTTTAATTTACTTGAGAAAAGATACTTGTTTTCACTACAATTTCTCATCTTATATAAAAAAATTCCTCATATAGAAATATATAAGGTCTCGTATATGGTAATGATAAGAGATTACCCCGTCATTATAAGACATTATATATTGTACGTAAAGCACCATAAAAGGTATTTTATATGGTGATATAAAAGGCAGCAGTAGCCACAATAGCGGCGGGAGGCGAAGGAGTAGCCCCCTGTTGAATAATTTCTTCACCAGTCTCTTGTTCAGCGTTCATTAGTTGATAATGGTCCATCCTCTCGTCTACTGTGTTCTTCACCAGTCACTTGTAATCGATCGTTTGAGGGGTTCGTACTTCCTTGTTTAGCTTTACTCCGGATCCCTTCAACTTTGAATTATAAATAGTTCGCATGTCTTCATCTGTCTATGTTTATAAGAGAGAATGTGTCTATGCAAAGTTAGAGGCCAGATGTTTGGGGGTAGTCTCACACAACTTTACAgggaaatggtctggggtacaggactGGCAtgtaggctatcttgagatgatataggGGCTTTTtagtttccccgcggcccggtcctcgaccaggcctccacccctaggaagcagcccgggacagctgattaacacccaggtacctattttactgctaggtaacaatttACTTGAGGCTGGTCGGGGTCGCCAAAAACCAAGAGATAATAGAAAGCCAGGGGGGTCACATGCTGTATCCCATGATGATTGTTTTGCACTGCAAGCTGCTACACCTAGCTACATATtttaaaaacaaaaatttaaaaaaattatgcaaTATACATTATTTACTATGCTCTGAAAAATTAACATACGTTTTCTGCTATTCATACTTTGGCCATAGTACCATAAAACATCTAACTTCAACTTAGCTCGTATGTCTCCTCGTGACAGGGAAAGACCGAGGGCCGACCCACAAATTCGAAGCTATAGGGAAACTATTATATTCTTTGTACACTAACTAAACTATTACTAAATTTATAGTAATTAACTATAAAgtcatactggcattattatagGAGAGAAAGAGGGATACAAGGGGGAGCGGGGGGCAGATACCCCCACAGTTCACCATACAGAGCTCGTATGCATCCATCTGAACACCGTAGACAGTTCGCATTTCCTCGTTAACGAATATGACACACAGAATTCTCATTTATCTATGCACTGTAAAGAGGTCCTATATTCGTTCATCTATAGACCGTAGATAGTTCATATACTTCCTCGATCACCTGCCCCTCGTACTCGGTGCCACGGTGCATGAATCCGCAATGTGGATACGTCAATGAGCAACCTTCCTGGAAAACATGTCGTGGAGTACTGTAAAATTTAAATCACTCATGATAGCATGATAACGATGCACTTGGAGGCGTTCACAGGGCCTTCGCATAACGCTAACGACGTGGTTCCTGACCCCCCGGCATGTCGTTAACGACCTGGACCTGTGTTCCGACGGGAAGCTAACGACTTGGTTCTCGGCTCTGGCAAAGGGTTAACTCCTGATTTCTTGCCCCGGTTTGACACTATAACTACCTCGTTCTCGCCCCGACAGGGTGCTAACGACCTGCTCCCGCCTCTAGCAGGACGATAACGACCTGCTAACAACTTAAGTAAACTTtcagtgtatacagtatatacaatgaGAAGTATGGCATACCTTTCAGTGTATGTATCTCCTGGTGTCCAAAAGATGTATTTATAAATTATACTGTACTACTGAACCATAATTATCTTAATGTACATTATAATAGTGTGTATAATAATATACTTAGATATGCTCTTATATgtttgtgtatatcacgaaaataaacacgtgattaaaaatgtgacagtgtcagaccacggaggaaaattgagacaggaatttccttaagtactttcgtatattaatacatcttcagaaggagtgctcTTATTTGTATATTCCAATCGCAAAACCaatcatgtgtgtgtactcacccagatgGTCATTGGTGTATATGGTCAGGAACGTGAGACCAAAGGCGTCGAGAACATCCAGCGTCAGTAAGCACAGGTTGTGGTAAAGTTTTCTCTCGTTTAGAATTGCGTTGACTTGCGTCTCTTGACTGACTCTACTGCGGACCCCTCGGCCACCTTCGCCTGCTGATGCGTTAAAGGCGATGGCATCCATAAAGAACTTCCCATCTATTATAGTTTGCGGTGTTAATGGCTTCTCTGAACCGTCTTCTGCCAATCGATTCCCGTCTTGCCCAGCACAGTTCCTTGTGGTTAGTGTTTCTGTCTTACCATTGTGTCCACACACTTGAGACACGTATAGGGTAAGCAACATCTTCCTTAAACCAACCATTGTGCGATATATGGAACCTCACCGGATGCTGTTCTTCGTAGGCCGTGGGAATCTTCTGAAGGGTAACTGAAATAAAAACTAGAGAATACATTAACAATTatatagatttaaactaaatcAACAATACATGACTATGAACAAAAtactatatattctatatatagaattatatatatatatatagtattatatatatatatatatatatatatatagtattatatatttgtttgcctttccattggagatttTCTGCCCCGTGAagaaggggggacctgctgcattggtgacagcttctcccccgtatcaacctaccctggctttgcgccctggagaggccactccagaccgacaagcagagctcaactccatagtctcctgagactgatggatgcctactatatattTATTCGTAAAAAAACCCTGAGGGTAGGTTGCTGGCAATACTGTATGAGTATTTGTCAACGAGAACCATAACTTGAGAAGCGGTGGGTTCTCAAGTGTTAATGTTGAGGAGTTAAGTACAGAATAGTGGTATAACCTGTCATCCTACAAAGGACGTCGCATTtcactcgtatgcgttacatacggccaaaaaatcgtcgtactagaaaatggaagcggctggcgaaagtgatgtactgtcccgttttctgttttgggtcctctggtaggttaggggagACTACTTTAAGTTGaccattttcttgacgttgggaaaccttacgaGGACGGGCTGAGAGGTGCCGGTCCTCAGTGTTTACTTATCAATGGTAACCTATCATTACGCAGGAGGAGGAAGGTGGTCGAGATCCAGCTCTCCCGCCCCAAGTTTTGTGTCCCAGATACATTTTAATTCTCTTAGTGCTTGAGTTCTGTGCCTTTGACATTTGAGATCCGCAACCCAAAGAAAATCACAGACGCACCAGATAGTACCAATGTCCTATTATATCACATACCCATTAAGGGCACTATTAGGTAGTACTAATGCCCCATTATAACACTCCATTAGTCACAGTTTTCAATAACATACAAGGCAACTGTCATTTTTTAACAAGGCAAAAGATGACATGCATTGGAAAACGACATGATGCTTACTGTTGTATGTGGAAGGAGATGACTCAGTGAAATCTTCCAACGTTGCTAGTTGGAAGTTGGTGTTGGAGTTGGTGTCAGGGCTGGGATAGTGGGAGGGCTGGGATAGTGACTGGGCTGGGATGGGGAGTGGGCTGGGATGGCGAGTGGGCCGGGATGATGATACCAGAGTGTGGGGAAGGGATGTAGGCGCCCCAAACGGTTCCACGCGGCCTGGCGAGAGTCCTGACCAGGGAGTTGAAGCGGTACACTGACCCAGAGAGGCCACTGGCCGTGCTGGCCCACACGCACCTCAATCTACGCACCTCCCTCCTCACCTGTCCTCCCTCTCCTCAGACCCACCAGCTGCCCTGTCTTCTCACATCCACCAGCTGCCCTGTCTTCTCACATCCACCAGCTGCCCTTCCCTCAGACCCACCAGCTGCCCTTCCCTCACATCCACCAGCTGCCCTTCCCTCACATCCACCAGCTGTCCTTCCCTCACACTAAACACCGCAGCTGGACAAGCCTTCTAAAGACCAATGAAATAACCCCGCACCAAGGCCTAAATACCTTTACTTTTAAGCTTTAAACACGTGAGTAGCGAGGAGCGTCAAGCTTTTTGTTGTTGAGGAAGCTCGAGCAGTCAGGTACATGATGGTCCTATTGACTTCTATATGATACAGGTCAGTATTTGGGAGACATTAGTCACTGTAATGAACAGGTCCGCGTTCGAAGCTTCCTCAACC carries:
- the LOC123765855 gene encoding glutamate receptor ionotropic, delta-1 isoform X1, with the protein product MVGLRKMLLTLYVSQVCGHNGKTETLTTRNCAGQDGNRLAEDGSEKPLTPQTIIDGKFFMDAIAFNASAGEGGRGVRSRVSQETQVNAILNERKLYHNLCLLTLDVLDAFGLTFLTIYTNDHLGIIVPWLSQSSGIMWDISPCSFAATRASSLAPRKQGLTLVLCELNSTEYILSKAAAVGGLKKQLWLLAGLTHSLVTASPQLYLPIDSMVLEVRSSREDKFHLHEIWSPGRGMDLHQGHLASWRASLFQQQEEKEEEANPEARGDPTDRTESPDTETRVGRLTISNRPKYERRRDLTGVHFVATSISDERAHHLHYDPVLGRQVIGGYFGDVWELLKAELNFTYTVITPADGEYGSYRNGSWTGMIGDVLSGRAHVVVAHLSQTYSRALVIDFSSVLLKFSYRIFAQPHGGSAASWTAYTRPFSTGLWVGLVLTLMVLATVYAAVSHCYCLMLARAAGRGLRRSITTYREWKRECPLLVWAAITQQGWPTSPDAGALRVLFWMMYVIGVVVAASYSATLVSFLTVINDQLPFESLEDLKKLPKFRLGIQKGSVLEELFKLFPQSQKFLEYWETLIEPYSNTVVKTYTELRALALKSNNYAYVGSFEVQILDPVGACTMKSARQHLLFNDGALGWPQGSPYLQLFDHFINKFRESGLLKKLMDVWYPRPYACPGQPVVALGLQQVFTAFVLLSLGAGLSFLLLSLEKFIIQCRTQHTQIQV
- the LOC123765855 gene encoding probable glutamate receptor isoform X2; translation: MVGLRKMLLTLYVSQVCGHNGKTETLTTRNCAGQDGNRLAEDGSEKPLTPQTIIDGKFFMDAIAFNASAGEGGRGVRSRVSQETQVNAILNERKLYHNLCLLTLDVLDAFGLTFLTIYTNDHLGIIVPWLSQSSGIMWDISPCSFAATRASSLAPRKQGLTLVLCELNSTEYILSKAAAVGGLKKQLWLLAGLTHSLVTASPQLYLPIDSMVLEVRSSREDKFHLHEIWSPGRGMDLHQGHLASWRASLFQQQEEKEEEANPEARGDPTDRTESPDTETRVGRLTISNRPKYERRRDLTGVHFVATSISDERAHHLHYDPVLGRQVIGGYFGDVWELLKAELNFTYTVITPADGEYGSYRNGSWTGMIGDVLSGRAHVVVAHLSQTYSRALVIDFSSVLLKFSYRIFAQPHGGSAASWTAYTRPFSTGLWVGLVLTLMVLATVYAAVSHCYCLMLARAAGRGLRRSITTYREWKRECPLLVWAAITQQGWPTSPDAGALRVLFWMMYVIGVVVAASYSATLVSFLTVINDQLPFESLEDLKKLPKFRLGIQKGSVLEELFKSQKFLEYWETLIEPYSNTVVKTYTELRALALKSNNYAYVGSFEVQILDPVGACTMKSARQHLLFNDGALGWPQGSPYLQLFDHFINKFRESGLLKKLMDVWYPRPYACPGQPVVALGLQQVFTAFVLLSLGAGLSFLLLSLEKFIIQCRTQHTQIQV